The region CACGGATGAGCCGAGGACGCTCAGGATAGAGGCTGAGGGTGAGGGGGAGGTCACCGGAGCTGATATCATAGCCGGATCTGACGTGGAAATACTCAACCCCGAACTTCATATAGCAACCCTCGACAAGGGGGGACGGCTTTTCATGGAGATCCAGGTGGAAAAGGGGCAAGGTTATGTGCCTTCCGAAAGAAGGCGGTTGGAGCCTATCATTGGCGTTATTCCGGTAGATTCAGTATTCTCTCCCATAATCAGCGCCAACTATACTGTTGAAAGCACTAGGGTTGGCCAGGTCACGAATTATGATAAATTGATCTTTGAGGTAACAACAAACGGAAGCATAGATCCTAAGGAAGCAATAAGCCGCGCGGCACGCATCCTCATGGATAAATTGAGCGTGTTTACAGAGCTTACGGCAAAACCTATGACTTCTATTTCCGGAGAAGGAGAGAAGTCAGAGTCCAAAGATCATTCCTTGAACATGACCATCGAGGAATTGGATCTGTCTGTGAGGTCATACAATTGTCTCAAACGGGCAGGGATCAACACTGTTGAGGACCTTACCCGTAAGACAGAAGAAGATATGATGAAGGTTCGAAATCTCGGGAGGAAATCTCTTGAAGAAGTCAAACAAAAAATGGCGGCTCTAGGCTTGTCCTTTAGGCCGTCCGATGAATAGGCGGAGGGATCCAAGTGAGAAAGGGAAAACTCGGTCGCACTTCCGGGCATAGAAGGTCCCTCTTCAGGAACCTGATGACCGTATTGTTCTTGAATGGGAGAATCCGTACTACCGAAGCAAAAGCGAAGAATATACGTCCCTTGGCAGAGGAGGTCATCACACTTGCCAAGAGAGGAGACCTTCACTCCAGGAGGCTTGCGGCTGCGTCTGTTATTGGCAAAGACGCTCTGAAGAAGCTGTTCGATGAAATTGCGCCCAGGTATAAGGATCGCCCGGGAGGGTATACCAGGATCACGAAATTGGAACAGCGGCGCGGCGATGCTGCTTCAATGGTGATTCTTGAGTTGGTCCAGTAGAAGAGGGTGGACGGTGTGGGGGAGGAGATGTTCCGGGTTGATCACCTTTGCTACACCTATGGGGCTGGGGAAAAGGGCGAAATAGATGCCCTCGTGGATATATGCCTCACTGTGAAGAAGGGTGAATTTGTCGTCATCATCGGCCATAATGGCTCGGGCAAGTCGACCCTGGCAAAACACCTCAACGCCCTTCTTCTACCGGATTCG is a window of Bacillota bacterium DNA encoding:
- a CDS encoding DNA-directed RNA polymerase subunit alpha — protein: MMDIEKPRIECAEITQKEDGLNGCGKVLYGRFIIEPLERGYGITLGNSMRRVLLSSLPGAAVTSVKIESVLHEFSTIPGVAEDTTEIILNLKRLLIRMHTDEPRTLRIEAEGEGEVTGADIIAGSDVEILNPELHIATLDKGGRLFMEIQVEKGQGYVPSERRRLEPIIGVIPVDSVFSPIISANYTVESTRVGQVTNYDKLIFEVTTNGSIDPKEAISRAARILMDKLSVFTELTAKPMTSISGEGEKSESKDHSLNMTIEELDLSVRSYNCLKRAGINTVEDLTRKTEEDMMKVRNLGRKSLEEVKQKMAALGLSFRPSDE
- the rplQ gene encoding 50S ribosomal protein L17 produces the protein MRKGKLGRTSGHRRSLFRNLMTVLFLNGRIRTTEAKAKNIRPLAEEVITLAKRGDLHSRRLAAASVIGKDALKKLFDEIAPRYKDRPGGYTRITKLEQRRGDAASMVILELVQ